AAGTCGGAGAACATCGACGACCGCGAGCTGGTGCTGAAGATCGCCGGCCTGAAACCCGCGATCGTCGACGTCGAGCCCTACACCATCGAACACACGATGGACCTGATCATCGGCGAGGACGAGGAGCGCGCCAAGACCACGATCGCGGTGATCGACGTGGGCGCGACCATGACCAGCCTCAACGTCATCCAGGACCGGCAACTCATCTACACCCGCGAACAGCCGTTCGGCGGCAAGTTGCTGACCGAAGAAATCATGCGCCGCTACGGCCTGTCCTACCAGGACGCCGGTCGGGCCAAGCGCGTCGGTGGTCTGCCCGAGGACTACATCCCCGAGGTGCTCGAGCCGTTCAAGCAGAGCATCGCGCAGCACATCAACCGCTACCTGCAGTTCTACTACTCGAGCAGCCAGGACCTCGAAGTCGACGAGATCCTGCTCGCCGGCGGCAGCTCCAGCATCGAGGGCATCGACGAGTACATCAGCGACCACATCGGTACGCCGACGTCGATCGTCAACCCCTTTGAACGCATCGACTGCCGTGAAGGCATCGACCGCGACCGACTGATCCAAGACGGACCCGCAATGATGATCGCGTGCGGTCTGGCTCTGCGAGGCACTGAATAATGGCGAAGATCAACCTTCTGCCCTGGCGCGAGGAAGTCAAGCGTCAACGGCAACAACTGTTTGGCGTGCACATGTTCATGGGCGTGGCAGCCGCAGCCGTGTGCTGCGTGTTGTACCAGAGCCAGATCAACGCCTCGTTGAACCACCAGAAATCGCGCAACACCTTTCTGTCGAGCGAGATCACCAAGCTGCAGGCCGAGCTGACCGAGATCTCCGAACTGGAGTCGACCAAGACCCAGTTGCTCGACCGGATGGAAATCATCCAGAACCTGCAGACCCAGCGTCCACAGGTGGTGCACACCTTCCAGGAGCTCGCGGTGGCGATGCCCGATGGTCTGTACCTCCAGAGCGTCCGCCAGAACGGCACCGCACTGAGGGTGGTCGGCCAGGCGGAATCGAACGGCAGCGTGTCCGAGTTCATGCGCAAGCTTGACGCCTCGGAGTGGCTCGGCAAGCCGACGGTGCAGGTCATCGAAAACGGTCACTCAAGCGAGCTGCGCAAATTCGAGCTGAGCCTGAACCAGACCACACCGAGTGCGAGCGAGGACGAGTTCGACCCGACGGCCACCCAGGAGTACCAGGAGCTGCTCGGCATCGGCAACGACCTCGACCTCGGTACCGATCCGTTGGACCTTGGCAGCGATCCGCTTGACCTCGGTTCGGACCCGATGGAAGGCGGCACCGATCCGCTCGACCTCTCGACCGATCCGATGGAGCTGTCGAGCGATCCGCTGGATCTCTCGGCTGACAACCTGGATCAGTCGCCGACCGATTCACTTTCCGATCCCCTGGCGCTGGAGGGCTGACACCATGGGTATGGCTGATTCACTCGGGGCGATCAACGACCTCAGCCTCGACGACTTGCGCGAGCTGCCGACCGCACCCTTGCCGGTTCGCATCGCCGCCATCGTCTTCATCGCGATCCTGATGGTCGTCGGGTACTGGTACTTCATGGTCAATCCGCACATGGAGAAGATCCAGGGGCTGAAGCGGCAGGAGTC
This genomic interval from Pseudomonadota bacterium contains the following:
- a CDS encoding pilus assembly protein PilM — translated: MLDIFSKRSQVIGLDISSTSVKLLEVSRGKLGMQVESYAVEPLPVNSVNEKTIQDPEAVGEAVRRVVKKSGTKSNRAAVAVSGSAVITKVITAPAGLRDTELETQVMLAADQHIPYALNEVNIDFQVLGPSADDSKQVDVLLAATKSENIDDRELVLKIAGLKPAIVDVEPYTIEHTMDLIIGEDEERAKTTIAVIDVGATMTSLNVIQDRQLIYTREQPFGGKLLTEEIMRRYGLSYQDAGRAKRVGGLPEDYIPEVLEPFKQSIAQHINRYLQFYYSSSQDLEVDEILLAGGSSSIEGIDEYISDHIGTPTSIVNPFERIDCREGIDRDRLIQDGPAMMIACGLALRGTE
- a CDS encoding PilN domain-containing protein gives rise to the protein MAKINLLPWREEVKRQRQQLFGVHMFMGVAAAAVCCVLYQSQINASLNHQKSRNTFLSSEITKLQAELTEISELESTKTQLLDRMEIIQNLQTQRPQVVHTFQELAVAMPDGLYLQSVRQNGTALRVVGQAESNGSVSEFMRKLDASEWLGKPTVQVIENGHSSELRKFELSLNQTTPSASEDEFDPTATQEYQELLGIGNDLDLGTDPLDLGSDPLDLGSDPMEGGTDPLDLSTDPMELSSDPLDLSADNLDQSPTDSLSDPLALEG